A region from the Vicia villosa cultivar HV-30 ecotype Madison, WI linkage group LG3, Vvil1.0, whole genome shotgun sequence genome encodes:
- the LOC131659146 gene encoding uncharacterized protein LOC131659146 produces MHKYCHETEVTRKNRQSIKDWFSYRLQQRHKEEKTLLYSRRLFQQFLVDGYAMMESERLNWLWDNQSKLRVGKCNNLTTQTDGDRRNEHQKQGKRAILPSTFVGSKRYMDQLYFDGMAISSRLGFPDLFVTFTCNPNWPEIRRALSRIGLQPHDRPDIISKVFKIKFDTLMDDITKHHVVGKVIAYVYTIEFQKRRLPHAHILIFLHPQSKYPTPSDIDNIISAEIPDPTVHPNLYKLVKAHMMHGPCGLARMNSQCMENGRCSKYYPKKFIEHTIVDAEGYPLYRRRSKTFTIEKNRITLDNRHVVPYNTRFLMKYQAHINMEWCNQSTSIKYLFKYINKGYDRITTTVSTNNNQPVDKIQQYLDCRYVSPNEACWRIYSYNIHGRKPVVERMFYHLVGEKPIYYTDYARMENVLETASVTESMFTAWLVANAKYEEARKLTYGQFVSKFVYHKKQREWKPRKRGFTIGRLIWVPPTAGELFYLRMMLTVAKGPITYEEIRTMGNIQFDTFRDVCFAMGFLEDDKEYIAAIKEASHWGTILAPIIIMILSSAVNRSTHVWEQSWLLLSDGFLHAQRALAANPDEQRGIYEKIMQAGESQNPAVFFLHGYGGTGKTYMWRTLAAALRSKHDICLTVATSGIASLLLPGGRTAHSKFRIPVPTMDNSTCKVEYNDDVADMLR; encoded by the exons ATGCACAAATATTGCCATGAAACTGAGGTCACTAGGAAAAACCGTCAGAGCATTAAGGATTGGTTTTCTTATCGGTTACAACAACGTCACAAAGAGGAAAAAACACTACTTTACTCAAGACGTCTATTTCAACAATTCTTAGTCGACGGTTATGCTATGATGGAATCCGAACGACTGAATTGGTTATGGGATAATCAATCAAAGTTAAGAGTGGGCAAATGTAATAATTTGACCACTCAAACTGATGGCGATAGAAGAAATGAACACCAGAAGCAGGGAAAACGAGCTATTTTGCCATCAACATTTGTTGGTAGCAAGAGATATATGGATCAACTATATTTTGACGGTATGGCCATTTCAAGTCGATTGGGATTCCCTGATTTATTTGTTACATTTACCTGCAACCCAAATTGGCCTGAAATTAGAAGAGCATTGTCAAGAATAGGACTACAACCCCATGATAGGCCAGATATCATttcaaaagttttcaaaataaagTTTGATACCCTCATGGATGATATTACAAAACACCATGTCGTCGGAAAAGTTATTGCAT ATGTGTACACCATCGAATTCCAAAAGCGGAGATTGCCACATGCGCACATATTGATATTCCTGCACCCTCAGAGCAAATACCCAACACCATCTGACATAGACAACATCATTTCTGCTGAGATTCCCGACCCGACTGTTCATCCCAATTTATACAAGTTGGTTAAGGCACATATGATGCATGGACCCTGTGGCCTCGCGCGGATGAACTCACAATGTATGGAGAATGGAAGATGTTCTAAATACTATCCCAAAAAGTTTATTGAACACACCATTGTTGATGCAGAGGGATATCCACTTTATAGGAGAAGATCAAAAACCTTCACTATTGAAAAAAATCGTATCACCTTGGACAACCGACATGTAGTTCCGTATAACACCAGATTTCTTATGAAATACCAGGCACATATAAACATGGAATGGTGTAATCAGAGTACTTCcataaaatatcttttcaaatatatcaataaaGGCTATGATAGAATAACAACAACAGTTTCAACAAATAACAATCAACCTGTTGATAAAATCCAACAATATCTCGATTGCAGGTATGTCTCCCCCAACGAAGCATGTTGGCGCATTTACTCTTACAATATTCATGGCAGAAAACCAGTTGTGGAACGTATGTTCTACCATTTGGTTGGGGAGAAACCTATCTACTACACAGATTATGCACGCATGGAAAATGTGCTGGAAACTGCAAGTGTGACTGAATCAATGTTTACTGCATGGCTGGTGGCAAATGCTAAATATGAAGAAGCACGAAAATTAACTTACGGTCAATTTGTCTCAAAGTTTGTTTATCACAAAAAACAAAGAGAATGGAAACCACGTAAAAGAGGCTTCACCATTGGACGTCTCATATGGGTTCCGCCAACTGCTGGTGAACTGTTTTATCTCCGCATGATGTTGACGGTAGCAAAAGGACCGATAACTTATGAGGAAATCAGGACAATGGGTAACATCCAGTTTGATACATTTAGAGATGTGTGCTTTGCAATGGGATTTCTTGAAGACGACAAAGAATACATAGCTGCTATAAAGGAGGCAAGTCATTGGGGAACAATCTTGGCTCCTATTATCATCATGATTTTGTCGAGTGCTGTTAATCGATCTACACATGTTTGGGAACAATCTTGGCTCCTATTATCTGATGGTTTCTTACATGCACAAAGAGCGTTGGCTGCAAATCCAG ATGAGCAAAGAGGTATTTATGAAAAAATTATGCAAGCTGGGGAGTCTCAGAATCCTGCCGTTTTCTTCCTTCATGGTTATGGTGGTACCGGAAAGACATATATGTGGAGAACACTCGCAGCAGCTTTAAGATCAAAACATGATATATGTTTAACTGTTGCAACTAGCGGTATAGCCTCTTTGTTACTTCCAGGAGGTAGAACTGCACATTCAAAGTTCAGGATACCGGTACCAACTATGGACAATTCTACTTGCAAGGTTGAATACAACGATGATGTTGCAGACATGCTACGATAG